A region of Longimicrobium sp. DNA encodes the following proteins:
- the nuoD gene encoding NADH dehydrogenase (quinone) subunit D codes for MSSKLRRVVYNVARNPELSSGGSLVHAPIVPYVGEEARVQEDIAGEHMLINIGPQHPATHGVLRLVLELDGETVVRCIPHIGYLHSSFEKLGEYRDWNQVVPLTDRMDYLAPLIYNCAYAMSVEKLMGVEVTERCKVVRLMCMELDRIFSHLLWLGTTAIDLGAFTVFLYTFQQRELIYDLHESFTGARITTSSTRIGGMMADLPAGWIDQLDKWIEGFLPVLDEVDTLLTNNGIWIGRTQGVGSISAADAVNWGLSGPNLRASGVPYDVRKDRPYYDMDSYDFDVPVGEHGDIYDRYLCRMEEMRQSVLLLRQFIRRLPGGPINVDDPRVILPPKTAAMNDMESMIHHFKLVMEGVRAPVGESWFSVESSKGELGMYVVSDGGSKPVRWRVRGPSFINIAALPHMIEGALLSDVIAVNASLDIVLGEIDR; via the coding sequence ATGTCGAGCAAACTGCGCAGGGTCGTCTACAACGTCGCCCGCAACCCGGAGCTCTCCTCGGGGGGCTCCCTCGTGCACGCCCCCATCGTCCCCTACGTGGGCGAAGAGGCGCGCGTGCAGGAGGACATCGCGGGCGAGCACATGCTCATCAACATCGGGCCGCAGCACCCCGCCACGCACGGCGTGCTCCGCCTGGTGCTGGAGCTGGACGGCGAGACCGTCGTGCGCTGCATCCCGCACATCGGCTACCTGCACTCGTCGTTCGAGAAGCTGGGGGAGTACCGGGACTGGAACCAGGTCGTCCCGCTCACCGACCGCATGGACTACCTGGCGCCGCTGATCTACAACTGCGCCTACGCCATGTCGGTGGAGAAGCTGATGGGCGTGGAGGTCACCGAGCGGTGCAAGGTGGTGCGCCTCATGTGCATGGAGCTGGACCGCATCTTCAGCCATCTGCTCTGGCTGGGGACCACGGCCATCGACCTGGGCGCCTTCACCGTCTTCCTGTACACCTTCCAGCAGCGAGAGCTGATCTACGACCTGCACGAGTCGTTCACGGGCGCGCGGATCACCACCTCGTCCACCCGCATCGGGGGGATGATGGCGGACCTGCCGGCGGGGTGGATCGACCAGCTCGACAAGTGGATCGAAGGGTTCCTCCCCGTGCTGGACGAGGTGGACACCCTGCTGACCAACAACGGGATCTGGATCGGGCGCACGCAGGGGGTGGGCTCCATCTCGGCGGCGGACGCGGTGAACTGGGGGCTGAGCGGGCCCAACCTGCGCGCCTCCGGAGTGCCGTACGACGTGCGCAAGGACCGCCCGTACTACGACATGGACTCGTACGACTTCGACGTGCCGGTGGGCGAGCACGGCGACATCTACGACCGCTACCTGTGCCGCATGGAGGAGATGAGGCAGTCGGTGCTCCTCCTCCGCCAGTTCATCCGCCGCCTTCCTGGCGGCCCCATCAACGTGGACGACCCCCGCGTCATCCTGCCCCCCAAGACGGCGGCGATGAACGACATGGAGTCCATGATCCACCACTTCAAGCTGGTGATGGAGGGGGTGCGCGCGCCCGTGGGCGAGTCGTGGTTCTCGGTGGAGTCGTCCAAGGGCGAGCTGGGGATGTACGTGGTCTCCGACGGCGGCAGCAAGCCGGTGCGCTGGCGCGTGCGCGGCCCGTCGTTCATCAACATCGCGGCGCTCCCGCACATGATCGAGGGGGCGCTGCTCTCCGACGTGATCGCGGTGAACGCGTCGCTGGACATCGTGCTGGGAGAGATCGACCGATGA
- a CDS encoding molybdopterin-dependent oxidoreductase codes for MADATPKANPETVRCTIDGMELEVPKGTRIIDAAARAGIDVPHYCYHPGLSAPAQCRMCLVEVEKAPKLQPSCTATVADGNVIHTQSEKALEARKGVLEFYLVNHPLDCPVCDQSGECKLQDYTAAEGRAMGRLKEPKRVQGRDDFGGDVLFNADRCVMCTRCVRFMREVAQDERLAVVQRGHKNVIDTFFDEGLEGNIWADNIVDLCPVGALVSKDFLHKARAWDLDRAPSICPNCTQGCNVRLETRDNAVMRIKPRPNPEVNAHWMCDYGRLNYEWINREGRIEAPLVRDGDRLVGVSWADALTRLAGALRDVPVRDARAVVSPFMANEDAGALRRVMDVVGGGAGVYRCEAGEEVVLPGFPTLALRPDRAANVHGVELFGFKRAGGTSATGGLDEAAAHRGVLFVLGDELADAPEGFGANASLYVYVGHFASPAARNADFILPATTFAEMEGTFTNIQRRVQRFWPAIQAPGMARPAWQILGVLLAGISDAAPVGTAADAFEALASVRPEFGGLSYTDLAQGGAVLPSFAEAGD; via the coding sequence ATGGCTGACGCCACGCCGAAGGCGAACCCGGAGACGGTGCGCTGCACCATCGACGGAATGGAGCTCGAGGTTCCCAAGGGAACCCGCATCATCGACGCCGCCGCACGCGCGGGGATCGACGTTCCGCACTACTGCTACCACCCGGGGCTCTCGGCTCCGGCCCAGTGCCGCATGTGCCTGGTGGAGGTGGAGAAGGCGCCCAAGCTGCAGCCCAGCTGCACCGCGACGGTGGCCGACGGCAACGTCATCCACACCCAGAGCGAGAAGGCGCTGGAGGCCCGCAAGGGCGTGCTGGAGTTCTACCTGGTCAACCACCCGCTGGACTGCCCGGTGTGCGACCAGAGCGGCGAGTGCAAGCTGCAGGACTACACCGCGGCCGAGGGGCGCGCCATGGGCCGCCTCAAGGAGCCGAAGCGCGTGCAGGGGCGCGACGACTTCGGCGGCGACGTGCTCTTCAACGCGGACCGCTGCGTGATGTGCACCCGCTGCGTGCGCTTCATGCGCGAGGTCGCGCAGGACGAGCGGCTCGCCGTGGTGCAGCGCGGCCACAAGAACGTCATCGACACCTTCTTCGACGAGGGTCTCGAGGGCAACATCTGGGCGGACAACATCGTGGACCTGTGCCCGGTGGGGGCGCTGGTCTCCAAGGACTTCCTGCACAAGGCGCGCGCCTGGGACCTGGACCGCGCGCCCTCCATCTGCCCCAACTGCACGCAGGGGTGCAACGTCCGCCTGGAGACGCGCGACAACGCCGTCATGCGCATCAAGCCGCGCCCCAACCCGGAGGTCAACGCCCACTGGATGTGCGACTACGGGCGGCTGAACTACGAGTGGATCAACCGCGAGGGCCGGATCGAGGCCCCGCTCGTCCGCGACGGCGACCGCCTGGTGGGCGTGTCGTGGGCGGACGCGCTGACCCGCCTTGCCGGCGCCCTGCGCGACGTGCCGGTTCGCGACGCGCGGGCCGTGGTTTCGCCGTTCATGGCCAACGAGGACGCCGGCGCCCTGCGCCGCGTGATGGACGTGGTGGGCGGTGGCGCGGGAGTCTACCGCTGCGAGGCGGGCGAGGAAGTGGTCCTTCCGGGCTTCCCCACGCTGGCGCTGCGGCCGGACCGCGCGGCCAACGTGCACGGGGTGGAGCTCTTCGGCTTCAAGCGCGCGGGCGGCACCAGCGCGACGGGCGGGCTGGACGAGGCCGCCGCGCACCGCGGCGTCCTCTTTGTTCTGGGCGACGAGCTGGCCGACGCTCCAGAGGGCTTCGGCGCGAACGCGTCGCTCTACGTGTACGTGGGGCACTTCGCCTCGCCCGCCGCGCGCAACGCCGACTTCATCCTCCCCGCGACGACGTTCGCGGAGATGGAGGGGACGTTCACGAACATACAGCGGCGGGTGCAGCGCTTCTGGCCCGCGATCCAGGCGCCGGGGATGGCGCGTCCGGCGTGGCAGATCCTGGGCGTGCTCCTGGCCGGCATCAGCGACGCCGCCCCGGTCGGCACCGCCGCCGACGCCTTTGAAGCGCTCGCCTCCGTCCGCCCCGAGTTTGGGGGGCTCAGCTACACGGACCTCGCGCAGGGCGGCGCGGTGCTGCCGTCGTTCGCGGAGGCGGGGGACTGA
- a CDS encoding potassium channel protein yields MIRPTRAYPNDRRKRARKASLRYRISSAAQHPLRRLQIALLVLFLLMAGSTLFYRFVEGMGWVDALYMTVITVATVGYGETEPLSQGGRLFTIGLIMVGVGVGAWAAGNAIEVMLGQTYWLTVERRKMTQRIDNLRDHFIVCGYGRLGTRIVRDLMVRGESFLVIDEKEEFEERLLAEGIPHLIGDATHDGILEAAGVARARGLVAALDSDANNVLTVLTARGLNPKLLVVSRANSDASESKLRRAGADRVVTPEDIGGHRLALALLRPAVHDLFNEMFSFGMDVAVDVGQITIAPESPFAGQTVARCDLRRMRNVSILAIRDTGGTFALNPDAQRVLSAGETLIVIGPAEAVYELEAMYGGE; encoded by the coding sequence GTGATCCGCCCCACGCGCGCCTACCCCAACGACCGCCGCAAGCGGGCGCGCAAGGCGTCACTCCGCTACCGGATCAGCTCAGCGGCGCAGCACCCGCTCCGCAGGCTGCAGATCGCGCTCCTCGTCCTCTTTCTGCTGATGGCGGGGAGCACCCTCTTCTACCGCTTCGTGGAGGGGATGGGGTGGGTCGATGCGCTGTACATGACGGTGATCACCGTCGCCACGGTGGGTTACGGCGAGACGGAGCCGCTGTCGCAGGGCGGGCGCCTCTTCACCATCGGGCTGATCATGGTCGGCGTCGGCGTGGGCGCGTGGGCCGCCGGCAACGCGATCGAGGTGATGCTGGGGCAGACGTACTGGCTGACCGTGGAGAGGCGGAAGATGACGCAGCGCATCGACAACCTGAGGGACCACTTCATCGTCTGCGGCTACGGGCGGCTGGGCACCCGCATCGTGCGCGACCTGATGGTGCGCGGCGAGTCGTTCCTGGTGATCGACGAGAAGGAGGAGTTCGAGGAGCGCCTGCTGGCCGAGGGAATCCCCCACCTGATCGGCGACGCCACGCACGACGGCATCCTGGAAGCCGCCGGCGTGGCGAGGGCGCGCGGGCTGGTGGCCGCCCTGGATTCCGACGCCAACAACGTCCTCACGGTGCTCACCGCGCGCGGCCTCAACCCCAAGCTCCTCGTCGTCTCGCGCGCCAACAGCGACGCATCCGAGTCGAAGCTGCGCCGCGCCGGCGCGGACCGCGTGGTCACCCCCGAGGACATCGGCGGGCACCGGCTGGCGCTTGCCCTCCTGCGACCCGCCGTGCACGACCTGTTCAACGAGATGTTCAGCTTCGGGATGGACGTGGCGGTCGACGTGGGGCAGATCACCATCGCGCCCGAGTCCCCCTTTGCGGGCCAGACGGTGGCGCGCTGCGATCTGCGCCGCATGCGCAACGTGAGCATCCTGGCCATCCGCGACACCGGCGGCACCTTTGCCCTCAACCCCGACGCCCAGCGCGTCCTCAGCGCCGGCGAGACGCTGATCGTCATCGGCCCCGCCGAGGCCGTGTACGAGCTGGAGGCGATGTACGGAGGGGAGTGA
- a CDS encoding NADH-quinone oxidoreductase subunit C yields MTQNDAFKKGLDDLDAGPRPSDAGDAGAPPQAGDLPPHPSVEALRERFGDAVLRHELVSGDEHIVYVLPDRNLEILQFLRDEPGHRYDFLQDLTAVDYGGGRMIQVVYQLWSIENKLNLRVKAELPLDGLEIQSVYYLWRAADWLEREVYDMFGVVFTGHPDLRRILMPYNYAEGHPLRKDFPLRGRFSRAEQTRRALNLRTEDHYSPRELEIAHVLGQSVPDPFGKSETNSGQQGQFGGMGGAG; encoded by the coding sequence ATGACCCAGAACGACGCATTCAAGAAAGGCCTCGACGATCTCGACGCCGGCCCGCGGCCCTCGGACGCGGGCGATGCAGGCGCGCCTCCGCAGGCCGGCGACCTTCCGCCGCACCCCTCGGTGGAGGCGCTCCGCGAGCGCTTCGGCGACGCGGTGCTGCGCCACGAGCTGGTGAGCGGCGACGAGCACATCGTATACGTGCTGCCGGATCGCAACCTGGAGATCCTCCAGTTCCTGCGCGACGAGCCGGGGCACCGCTACGACTTCCTCCAGGACCTCACCGCGGTCGACTACGGCGGCGGGCGGATGATCCAGGTGGTGTACCAGCTCTGGTCCATCGAGAACAAGCTGAACCTGCGCGTCAAGGCCGAGCTGCCGCTGGACGGGCTGGAGATCCAGTCCGTGTACTACCTGTGGCGCGCCGCCGATTGGCTGGAGCGCGAGGTGTACGACATGTTCGGCGTCGTCTTCACGGGGCACCCGGACCTGCGCCGCATCCTGATGCCGTACAACTACGCCGAGGGGCACCCGCTGCGTAAGGACTTTCCGCTCCGCGGCCGCTTCAGCCGCGCCGAGCAGACGCGGCGCGCCCTCAACCTGCGCACCGAGGACCACTACTCGCCGCGCGAGCTGGAGATCGCACACGTGCTGGGCCAGAGCGTCCCCGACCCGTTCGGCAAGTCGGAGACGAACTCCGGGCAGCAGGGCCAGTTCGGCGGCATGGGAGGAGCGGGCTGA
- the ndhC gene encoding NADH-quinone oxidoreductase subunit A, whose translation MLRSYLPALIMLAISVANAIFMVVLSTVLSPGGKTKVKSAPYESGMDPLGGTRERFSVKFYMVAILFIVFDVETVFLLPWAVSLRPLGWEGFASAMIFIFILTVGLVYEWKKGALEWD comes from the coding sequence ATGCTTCGCTCGTACCTTCCCGCGCTGATCATGCTGGCCATCTCGGTGGCCAACGCGATCTTCATGGTGGTGCTCTCCACGGTGCTCAGCCCCGGGGGGAAGACCAAGGTGAAGTCCGCCCCGTACGAGAGCGGGATGGACCCGCTGGGCGGCACGCGCGAGCGCTTTTCGGTGAAGTTCTACATGGTGGCGATCCTGTTCATCGTGTTCGACGTGGAAACCGTGTTTCTCCTTCCCTGGGCCGTATCGCTGCGGCCTCTGGGGTGGGAGGGCTTCGCCTCTGCGATGATCTTCATCTTCATCCTGACGGTGGGGCTCGTCTACGAGTGGAAGAAGGGAGCGCTGGAATGGGACTGA
- a CDS encoding glycerol-3-phosphate dehydrogenase/oxidase, with the protein MTPFSAAARTGHWNALGRGTWDVLVIGGGITGAGVARDAAGRGLRVALVDAGDIAQGTSSRSSRLIHGGLRYLETFDFRLVFEASAERRRLLALAPHLVHPLPFLFPVFRNGPVGRRKLQAGMWLYDLLSLFRNISRHRMLSPQAVAAAEPALRTEGVRGAALYYDASVDDARLALANARGAHESGAAVVPHAEVTGFLREGARVAGVRVRDRLGGGVAEVRARVILNATGPWSDIVRRLADPGTKPRLRTTKGVHIMVPGERLGNRGAITFRSPVDGRVMFVLPWGDFSYVGTTDTDFRGSPADVRADEADVRYLLESANSIFPAARLTAEDVVSTWAGLRPLLAPLDTEGGRSESATSREHEIWQDRSGLLNIAGGKLTTYRVMAAEVADEAARILQERHGVASGSSLTEDLPLPAAPTEPWDDFAARIRQEAAAVGVDEAAATHLARFYGDEAGAVLDEIRREPELGTRLVPSLPYLRGEIARAVRCEMAMTLEDLLVRRLHIFYEARDGGLSVAREVAERMAAEPGIGWSAAEIERQVEQYRRAVEATRGFGAA; encoded by the coding sequence GTGACGCCCTTCTCCGCCGCGGCGCGCACGGGGCACTGGAACGCGCTCGGGCGCGGGACGTGGGACGTGCTGGTGATCGGCGGAGGGATCACGGGCGCCGGGGTGGCACGCGACGCCGCCGGGCGCGGGCTGCGGGTGGCGCTGGTGGACGCGGGCGACATCGCGCAGGGCACCAGCAGCCGATCGTCGCGGCTGATCCACGGGGGCCTCCGCTACCTGGAGACGTTCGACTTCCGTCTCGTCTTCGAGGCCAGCGCGGAGCGGCGCCGCCTGCTGGCGCTGGCCCCGCACCTGGTGCATCCCCTTCCCTTCCTCTTCCCCGTTTTCCGCAACGGCCCCGTCGGGCGCCGCAAGCTGCAGGCGGGGATGTGGCTGTACGACCTCCTCTCCCTCTTTCGCAACATCTCGCGGCACCGGATGCTCTCGCCGCAGGCCGTGGCGGCCGCGGAGCCGGCGCTGCGTACCGAGGGCGTGAGGGGCGCCGCGCTCTACTACGACGCATCGGTGGACGACGCGCGGCTGGCGCTGGCCAACGCCCGCGGCGCCCACGAGTCCGGCGCCGCCGTCGTGCCGCACGCCGAGGTGACCGGCTTCCTGCGCGAGGGGGCGCGGGTGGCGGGTGTGCGCGTGCGCGACCGGCTGGGCGGGGGCGTCGCGGAGGTGCGCGCGCGCGTGATCCTGAACGCCACCGGCCCCTGGAGCGACATCGTGCGCCGCCTGGCGGACCCCGGCACGAAGCCGCGGCTGCGCACCACCAAGGGTGTCCACATCATGGTGCCTGGCGAGCGGCTGGGGAACCGCGGCGCCATCACCTTCCGCTCCCCCGTGGACGGGCGGGTGATGTTCGTGCTGCCGTGGGGCGACTTCTCGTACGTGGGGACCACCGACACCGACTTTCGCGGCTCCCCCGCCGACGTGCGCGCGGACGAGGCCGACGTGCGCTACCTGCTGGAGTCCGCCAACTCCATCTTCCCCGCGGCGCGGCTCACGGCGGAGGACGTGGTGAGCACCTGGGCCGGCCTGCGCCCCCTCCTGGCGCCGCTCGACACCGAGGGCGGCCGTTCGGAGAGCGCCACCTCGCGCGAGCACGAGATCTGGCAGGACCGCAGCGGCCTCCTCAACATCGCGGGCGGCAAGCTGACCACCTACCGCGTGATGGCCGCCGAGGTGGCGGACGAGGCGGCGCGCATCCTCCAGGAACGGCACGGCGTCGCGAGCGGGAGCTCCCTCACCGAAGACCTCCCCCTCCCCGCCGCTCCCACTGAGCCGTGGGACGACTTCGCCGCGCGCATCCGCCAGGAGGCCGCCGCCGTGGGTGTGGACGAAGCGGCCGCCACGCACCTGGCCCGCTTCTACGGCGACGAGGCGGGCGCGGTGCTGGACGAGATCAGGCGCGAACCCGAGCTGGGCACGCGCCTGGTCCCCTCCCTCCCCTACCTGCGCGGCGAGATCGCGCGCGCGGTACGGTGCGAGATGGCGATGACGCTGGAGGACCTGCTGGTGCGCCGCCTCCACATCTTCTACGAGGCGCGCGACGGCGGCCTTTCCGTGGCGCGCGAGGTGGCGGAGCGGATGGCGGCCGAGCCGGGGATCGGCTGGAGCGCGGCGGAGATCGAGCGCCAGGTGGAGCAGTATCGCCGCGCGGTGGAGGCGACGCGCGGCTTCGGCGCCGCCTGA
- a CDS encoding NAD(P)H-dependent oxidoreductase subunit E yields MTQHGGKLDSPPSSWPAAQQNPGFAGDTGEFPALTADDVRGISYVGIRPEDGGHASVAGSMPYQVPPKQPEGPIFAGPYEERLQKVLSRYPDRQAALLPALHLAHELRGHLSPESMDEVAARLELPPAYVRGVASFYTMYNLGPVGKYLVQVCTNISCNLCGGDAVLEAFLEHTGTEMGMVSEDGRFTVIEAECLGACGFPTVVQINERFYENIRPEEVPAVLESLK; encoded by the coding sequence ATGACGCAGCATGGAGGAAAGCTGGACTCTCCCCCCTCGTCGTGGCCGGCCGCCCAGCAGAACCCGGGCTTCGCGGGCGACACGGGCGAGTTCCCGGCCCTGACGGCGGACGACGTGCGCGGCATCAGCTACGTGGGGATCCGCCCGGAGGACGGCGGGCACGCCTCGGTCGCCGGCAGCATGCCGTACCAGGTGCCGCCCAAGCAGCCGGAGGGCCCCATCTTCGCCGGCCCTTACGAGGAGCGCCTCCAAAAGGTGCTCTCGCGCTACCCGGACCGGCAGGCGGCGCTCCTTCCGGCGCTGCACCTGGCCCACGAGCTCCGCGGCCACCTCTCGCCGGAGTCGATGGACGAGGTGGCGGCGCGGCTCGAGCTGCCGCCGGCGTACGTGCGGGGCGTGGCGTCGTTCTACACGATGTACAACCTGGGCCCGGTCGGTAAGTACCTCGTGCAGGTGTGCACCAACATCTCGTGCAACCTGTGCGGCGGCGACGCGGTGCTCGAGGCGTTCCTGGAGCACACCGGCACCGAGATGGGGATGGTGAGCGAGGACGGCCGCTTCACGGTAATCGAGGCCGAGTGCCTGGGCGCCTGCGGCTTCCCGACCGTCGTGCAGATCAACGAGCGCTTCTACGAGAACATCCGGCCGGAGGAAGTGCCGGCGGTGTTGGAGTCGCTGAAGTAA
- a CDS encoding chemotaxis protein CheC: MTTQLPVTPQHLDAIREIVNIGAGHAATNLSQLTGLTVMISVPRIQWVTRAALIASLPGDSELVLISVPIVGVSDEGGEQAALVLAKETALRMVALMMRRDPSRHTEIGALELSALNEMGNIVCAAYVGVLGTFLNKGVMIGTPVLTAGDREVVGRDAVDGLLIETDFTFLDTTFEGVFVLSHADVSFASLLRALGFKDVAESAS, from the coding sequence ATGACCACCCAGCTCCCGGTGACACCCCAGCATCTCGACGCGATCCGCGAGATCGTGAACATCGGGGCGGGCCACGCCGCCACCAACCTGTCGCAGCTCACGGGGCTCACCGTGATGATCTCCGTGCCGCGCATCCAGTGGGTGACGCGCGCGGCGCTGATCGCGTCGCTCCCGGGCGACAGTGAGCTGGTGCTGATCAGCGTTCCCATCGTGGGCGTGTCGGACGAGGGGGGCGAGCAGGCGGCGCTCGTGCTGGCCAAGGAGACCGCGCTGCGCATGGTGGCGCTGATGATGCGCCGCGACCCCTCCCGCCACACCGAGATCGGGGCGCTGGAGCTTTCGGCGCTCAACGAGATGGGGAACATCGTGTGCGCGGCGTACGTGGGGGTGCTGGGGACGTTCCTCAACAAGGGCGTGATGATCGGCACCCCCGTCCTCACCGCCGGCGACCGCGAGGTAGTAGGGCGCGACGCGGTGGACGGGCTCCTGATCGAGACCGACTTCACCTTCCTGGACACGACGTTCGAAGGGGTCTTCGTCCTGAGCCACGCCGACGTCTCCTTCGCCTCGCTCCTGCGCGCGCTCGGCTTCAAGGACGTCGCCGAGAGCGCGTCCTGA
- the nuoF gene encoding NADH-quinone oxidoreductase subunit NuoF, whose amino-acid sequence MAYPYRHPSEVLVLSKYFGDPEARTLKGWEARGGYAPLRKALGMTPAEIVNEVKASGLRGRGGAGFPTGVKWSFMPQKSDKPHYLLCNADESEPGTFKDRELIRWTPHALVEGCLIGAYAIRAEHAYIYIRGEFFEPAQILARAIEEAYAAGYAGKNVMGSGIDLDITLHIGAGAYICGEETGLMNSLEGRRGEPRIKPPFPAISGAFGKPSAINNVETLIAAAHIVQNGAEWYKQWGTEKSTGTKLFCVSGHVKRPGNYEVPMGFNFREFIYDVCGGTASGRPIKSVIPGGSSVPMLTADELDIGMDYEAMAAAGTMLGCGSVIIMDDTTNIVKQVRRMVDFYAHESCGQCTPCREGTAWAAKILRRIENGRGTQEDLDTLISISDNMSGKTICVLSDAAAAPIVSSIEKFRGDYLEMMHAGAGVPVASAIAL is encoded by the coding sequence ATGGCATATCCATACCGGCACCCCAGTGAGGTGCTCGTCCTCTCCAAGTACTTCGGCGATCCGGAAGCGCGGACGCTCAAGGGGTGGGAGGCCCGCGGCGGCTACGCTCCGCTCCGCAAGGCGCTGGGGATGACGCCGGCCGAGATCGTCAACGAGGTCAAGGCCAGCGGGCTGCGCGGGCGCGGCGGCGCGGGGTTCCCTACGGGCGTGAAGTGGAGCTTCATGCCCCAGAAGTCGGACAAGCCCCACTACCTCCTCTGCAACGCGGACGAGAGCGAGCCCGGCACCTTCAAGGACCGCGAGCTGATCCGCTGGACGCCGCACGCGCTGGTGGAAGGGTGCCTGATCGGCGCCTACGCCATCCGCGCGGAGCACGCGTACATCTACATCCGCGGCGAGTTCTTTGAGCCCGCGCAGATCCTGGCGCGCGCCATCGAGGAGGCGTACGCGGCCGGGTACGCGGGGAAGAACGTGATGGGGAGCGGGATCGACCTGGACATCACCCTGCACATCGGCGCCGGCGCGTACATCTGCGGCGAGGAGACGGGGCTGATGAACTCGCTGGAAGGGCGCCGCGGCGAGCCGCGCATCAAGCCGCCCTTCCCCGCGATCTCGGGGGCGTTCGGGAAGCCGAGCGCCATCAACAACGTGGAAACGCTGATCGCCGCCGCGCACATCGTGCAGAACGGCGCCGAGTGGTACAAGCAGTGGGGCACCGAAAAGAGCACGGGCACCAAGCTGTTCTGCGTGAGCGGCCACGTGAAGCGCCCCGGCAACTACGAGGTGCCGATGGGCTTCAACTTCCGCGAGTTCATCTACGACGTGTGCGGCGGCACCGCGAGCGGGCGGCCCATCAAGTCGGTGATCCCCGGCGGCTCCTCCGTTCCCATGCTGACGGCGGACGAGCTGGACATCGGGATGGACTACGAGGCGATGGCCGCCGCGGGAACGATGCTGGGGTGCGGGTCCGTGATCATCATGGACGACACCACCAACATCGTGAAGCAGGTGCGCCGCATGGTGGACTTCTACGCCCACGAGAGCTGCGGGCAGTGCACGCCCTGCCGCGAGGGAACGGCGTGGGCCGCCAAGATCCTCCGCCGCATCGAGAACGGGCGCGGCACGCAGGAAGACCTGGACACGCTGATCTCGATCTCGGACAACATGAGCGGGAAGACGATCTGCGTGCTCTCGGATGCCGCGGCGGCGCCCATCGTGTCGTCGATCGAGAAGTTCCGGGGCGACTACCTGGAGATGATGCACGCGGGCGCCGGGGTGCCGGTCGCCTCGGCCATCGCCCTCTGA
- the nuoB gene encoding NADH-quinone oxidoreductase subunit NuoB — MGLNENTNPQPIVKPADAVMPAPEGGIFSGSPSFLTTRLDTVVNWARENSIWPMPFGTACCAIEMMATAATRYDLARFGMERMSFSPRQADLLICAGRVSYKMAPVLRKIWEQMPSPKWAISMGACASTGGVFDVYSMVQGIDTIIPVDVYVPGCPPRPEGLMYGILMIQEKIRRSSPTAQDEWNAVDQLPEGASYLPDEVINNITVQFGNSTNQNRPGGLMSTGAVVRVQDRRP; from the coding sequence ATGGGACTGAACGAGAACACCAATCCGCAGCCGATCGTCAAGCCGGCCGACGCGGTCATGCCCGCCCCCGAGGGCGGTATCTTTTCCGGCTCGCCGTCGTTCCTCACCACCCGGCTGGACACGGTGGTGAACTGGGCGCGCGAGAACTCCATCTGGCCGATGCCGTTCGGCACGGCGTGCTGCGCCATCGAGATGATGGCCACCGCCGCCACGCGCTACGACCTCGCCCGCTTCGGGATGGAGCGGATGAGCTTCTCGCCCCGGCAGGCGGACCTGCTGATCTGCGCGGGGCGCGTGTCGTACAAGATGGCGCCGGTGCTGCGCAAGATCTGGGAGCAGATGCCGAGCCCCAAGTGGGCGATCTCGATGGGCGCCTGCGCGTCCACGGGCGGCGTCTTCGACGTGTACAGCATGGTGCAGGGGATCGACACCATCATCCCGGTGGACGTGTACGTACCCGGCTGCCCGCCGCGGCCCGAGGGGCTGATGTACGGGATCCTGATGATCCAGGAGAAGATCCGCCGCTCGTCGCCCACGGCGCAGGACGAGTGGAACGCGGTGGACCAGCTCCCGGAGGGCGCCAGCTACCTGCCGGACGAGGTGATCAACAATATCACCGTGCAGTTCGGCAACTCGACGAACCAGAACCGCCCCGGCGGACTGATGTCGACGGGGGCGGTGGTGCGGGTGCAGGACAGAAGGCCATAA
- the dcd gene encoding dCTP deaminase: protein MSLKSDRWIRQMAREHAMIEPFEDAQVRKGTISYGVSSYGYDMRVAREFKIFTNVNNAIVDPKNFDDRSFVNFEGDVCIVPPNSFALARSVEYFRIPRNVLTLCVGKSTYARCGIITNVTPFEPEWEGFVTLEISNTTPLPARIYANEGIAQVLFFESDEPCEVSYADRKGKYQGQVGVTVPRL from the coding sequence ATGAGCCTCAAGTCCGATCGGTGGATCCGGCAGATGGCGCGCGAGCACGCGATGATCGAGCCCTTTGAGGACGCGCAGGTGAGGAAGGGGACGATCTCGTACGGCGTGTCGTCGTACGGCTACGACATGCGGGTGGCGCGCGAGTTCAAGATCTTCACCAACGTCAACAACGCCATCGTCGACCCCAAGAACTTCGACGACAGGTCGTTCGTGAACTTCGAGGGCGACGTATGCATCGTCCCCCCCAACTCGTTCGCGCTGGCGAGGTCGGTGGAGTACTTCCGCATTCCCCGCAACGTGCTGACGCTTTGTGTCGGTAAAAGCACTTATGCCAGATGTGGCATAATCACGAACGTAACTCCTTTCGAGCCAGAGTGGGAAGGCTTCGTGACGCTGGAGATCTCGAACACGACGCCTCTCCCGGCGCGCATCTACGCCAACGAGGGGATCGCGCAGGTGCTTTTCTTCGAGTCGGACGAGCCGTGCGAGGTCAGCTATGCGGACCGCAAGGGGAAGTACCAGGGGCAGGTGGGGGTGACGGTCCCGCGGCTGTGA